A genomic stretch from Cloacibacterium caeni includes:
- the ribA gene encoding GTP cyclohydrolase II, whose amino-acid sequence MIKIQAESKLPTDFGKFKIVAFSESQEDWMPHIALISENTDFNGVVNVRIHSECITGEIFHSQKCECGQQLDASMKYIDENGGIILYLRQEGRNIGIINKIKAYQLQELGLDTVEANLQLGLPADDRDFNVAIEILNILGVKKINLLTNNPEKLSFVENSNIQLVKRIPLNIKANHINKSYLEVKKSYFGHQLEEALSSI is encoded by the coding sequence ATGATCAAGATACAAGCAGAATCAAAATTGCCTACAGATTTTGGAAAGTTCAAAATTGTAGCGTTTTCAGAATCACAAGAAGATTGGATGCCGCACATTGCATTAATTTCTGAAAATACAGATTTTAACGGAGTGGTAAACGTAAGAATTCACTCAGAATGTATTACGGGAGAGATTTTTCATTCTCAAAAATGCGAGTGTGGTCAACAATTAGATGCATCTATGAAATATATAGATGAAAATGGTGGAATTATTTTATATCTTCGTCAGGAAGGTAGAAATATTGGGATTATCAATAAAATAAAGGCTTATCAGTTGCAAGAATTGGGTCTTGATACGGTAGAAGCTAATCTTCAGTTGGGTTTACCAGCAGATGATAGAGATTTTAATGTAGCCATAGAAATTCTAAATATTTTAGGTGTTAAAAAAATCAATCTTTTAACGAATAATCCCGAGAAATTAAGTTTTGTGGAAAACAGTAATATTCAATTAGTGAAGAGAATTCCATTGAATATTAAAGCAAATCATATCAATAAATCATATTTAGAGGTCAAAAAAAGTTATTTTGGACATCAATTAGAAGAAGCATTATCATCAATATAA
- a CDS encoding cryptochrome/photolyase family protein gives MAEKPLKTAQLIFPHQLFQEISFLEKEIPVFLVEEFLFFKQYKFHQQKLAFHRATMKFYENFLLEKGFKVHYIESISELSDVRNLIQFLEQEGFEKIKIIDVCDDWLEKRILKTKLEVEIIKNPSFINSKEDLKVYFEGKKHYHQTDFYKQQRVSRNILLENGKPVGGKWTFDTENRKKYPKNKKSPSISFPQNNRFYEEAKVYVSENFGNHYGELTDYQIYPTTYSEAEIWLENFLENRFLEFGIYEDSIVEQEHFLHHSVLSPLMNIGFLTPNIILEKSIEFAQKNEIPLNSLEGFIRQILGWREFIRGIYLYKGSFERTRNFWTHQRKIPQSFYDGTTGIAPIDKTIKKILKTGYAHHIERLMILANFMNLCEFHPDEVYQWFMEMFIDAYDWVMVPNVYGMSLFADGGIMSTKPYISGSNYLKKMSDYSTENWGEIWDALFWNFISKNQEFFRKNPRLSMMLITWNKMTEQQKELHLVRAQNFLEKLDQ, from the coding sequence ATGGCTGAAAAACCACTAAAAACAGCACAATTGATATTTCCGCATCAGTTGTTTCAAGAGATTTCATTTCTTGAAAAGGAAATTCCTGTGTTTTTAGTGGAAGAATTTTTGTTTTTCAAACAGTACAAATTTCACCAACAGAAATTGGCTTTTCACAGAGCTACGATGAAATTCTATGAAAACTTTCTACTCGAAAAAGGATTCAAAGTTCATTATATAGAAAGCATTTCGGAACTTTCAGATGTTCGAAACTTAATACAATTTTTAGAACAAGAAGGTTTTGAAAAAATCAAAATCATAGATGTTTGTGACGATTGGTTGGAAAAGAGGATTTTAAAGACAAAACTAGAAGTTGAGATTATTAAAAATCCAAGTTTTATCAATTCAAAAGAAGATTTAAAGGTTTATTTTGAAGGCAAAAAGCATTATCATCAAACCGATTTTTACAAACAACAACGCGTTTCTAGAAATATTCTTTTAGAAAACGGAAAACCAGTTGGCGGAAAATGGACGTTCGATACCGAAAACCGAAAAAAATATCCAAAAAATAAAAAATCGCCTTCTATTTCATTTCCTCAGAATAATCGTTTTTACGAAGAAGCGAAAGTTTATGTTTCTGAAAATTTTGGAAATCATTACGGAGAATTAACAGATTATCAAATCTATCCAACTACCTATTCAGAAGCTGAAATTTGGCTCGAAAATTTCTTAGAAAACAGATTTTTAGAATTTGGAATTTATGAAGACAGCATTGTAGAACAAGAGCATTTTTTGCATCACAGTGTGTTATCTCCATTGATGAACATTGGCTTTTTAACTCCAAACATTATCCTAGAAAAATCCATTGAATTTGCTCAAAAAAATGAGATTCCTCTCAATTCATTAGAAGGATTTATTCGTCAGATTTTAGGTTGGCGAGAATTTATTCGAGGAATCTATTTGTATAAAGGAAGTTTCGAAAGAACCCGAAATTTTTGGACTCATCAACGAAAAATTCCCCAATCTTTTTACGATGGAACTACGGGAATTGCTCCGATTGACAAAACCATTAAAAAAATATTGAAAACTGGCTATGCTCATCACATTGAACGATTGATGATTCTCGCCAATTTTATGAATTTGTGTGAATTCCATCCAGATGAAGTATATCAATGGTTTATGGAAATGTTCATCGATGCGTATGATTGGGTGATGGTGCCTAATGTTTACGGTATGAGTTTGTTTGCAGATGGCGGAATCATGAGCACAAAACCGTATATCAGCGGAAGCAATTATCTCAAAAAAATGAGTGATTATTCCACCGAAAATTGGGGAGAAATTTGGGATGCTCTTTTTTGGAATTTCATCTCTAAAAATCAAGAATTTTTTAGAAAAAATCCACGATTGAGCATGATGCTTATTACTTGGAATAAAATGACGGAGCAACAAAAAGAATTACATCTTGTGAGAGCCCAAAACTTTTTAGAAAAATTAGACCAATGA
- a CDS encoding ABC1 kinase family protein, with product MKTLNKIPTGKIERASNLLKAGAKVGVNYIKYYGNKITKDEEEAKKILNEDNAADIYDSLKELKGSALKVAQMLSMEKNIMPQAYVEKFSLSQFSVPPLSGALVKKTFRKYFGKNPEDIFDEFSPESVNAASIGQVHKAKKNGQELAVKIQYPGVQESISSDLKLVKPIAMKMFNIRKEGSESYFKEVEDKLYEETNYDLELSRSEQIAQECAHLENIKFPKYYPEFSCEKIITMDWMHGKHFSEFIKTKHSQKTLNKIGQTLWDFYMYQMHVLKQVHADPHPGNFLISEKGELMVIDFGCVKEIPSDFYEPYFELAKVENLMNQAFFEQKLYELEILKPEDSSEEKVFFSKLFHEMLELFTRPFNQEFFDFSDESFFQEIADLGQRYAKLSDLKNMNTNRGSRHFIYLNRTFFGLYNMMHDLRAEGIEINHFQKFMVENA from the coding sequence ATGAAAACCCTCAATAAAATTCCCACGGGAAAAATAGAACGCGCCAGTAATTTACTGAAAGCCGGCGCAAAAGTTGGCGTAAATTACATTAAATATTACGGCAATAAAATCACTAAAGACGAAGAAGAAGCCAAAAAAATTCTAAACGAAGACAATGCTGCAGACATCTATGACAGTTTAAAAGAACTAAAAGGTTCTGCACTGAAAGTAGCACAAATGCTGAGCATGGAAAAAAACATCATGCCGCAAGCTTATGTAGAAAAATTTTCGCTTTCGCAGTTTTCGGTTCCGCCACTTTCTGGAGCTTTGGTTAAAAAGACTTTTAGAAAATATTTTGGCAAAAATCCTGAAGATATTTTTGATGAATTTTCGCCAGAATCAGTCAATGCAGCAAGTATTGGTCAGGTTCATAAAGCCAAGAAAAACGGTCAAGAATTGGCCGTAAAAATTCAATATCCTGGAGTTCAGGAAAGCATTTCCAGCGATTTAAAATTGGTAAAACCTATTGCGATGAAGATGTTCAACATCAGAAAAGAAGGTTCTGAATCTTATTTTAAAGAAGTAGAAGATAAATTGTATGAAGAAACCAATTACGATTTAGAACTCTCACGAAGTGAGCAAATTGCGCAAGAATGCGCTCATTTAGAAAACATAAAATTTCCGAAATATTATCCAGAATTTTCGTGCGAAAAAATCATCACGATGGATTGGATGCATGGAAAACACTTTTCTGAATTTATAAAAACAAAGCATTCACAGAAAACCCTGAATAAAATCGGACAAACACTTTGGGATTTTTACATGTATCAAATGCACGTTTTGAAGCAAGTTCACGCAGATCCACATCCTGGAAATTTTTTGATTTCGGAAAAAGGCGAATTAATGGTGATCGATTTCGGTTGTGTGAAGGAAATTCCAAGTGATTTTTATGAGCCTTATTTTGAATTGGCAAAAGTAGAAAACTTAATGAATCAAGCATTTTTTGAACAAAAATTATATGAATTAGAAATTCTTAAACCAGAAGATTCATCTGAAGAAAAAGTATTTTTCAGTAAACTTTTCCATGAAATGTTAGAATTGTTTACCAGACCTTTTAATCAAGAGTTTTTTGACTTTTCAGATGAGAGTTTCTTTCAAGAAATTGCAGATTTAGGTCAGCGTTATGCCAAACTCAGCGATTTAAAAAACATGAATACCAATCGTGGTTCTAGACATTTTATTTATCTGAACCGAACGTTTTTTGGTTTATATAATATGATGCACGATTTAAGAGCTGAAGGAATAGAAATTAATCATTTTCAAAAATTCATGGTAGAAAATGCCTAA
- a CDS encoding TetR family transcriptional regulator C-terminal domain-containing protein, which produces MKNKTINSEKILSDYGNYLLIHGERPKNIYVFAQENHFDEKEFYQFFSNFEHLEKEILKHFFQKSLELSLEIEGYEDMSAKERLLNLYFIFFENLTMNRSLVLMILEKKNLSTLQKLHELKSEHQKFIKTLDFNDLEILEKAKDSIKNFNEKSREEALWLHFLSIIEFWQKDESPSFEKTDLFIEKTIDTGFEFLNNEPLKKIIDLGKFLWKEKFQKS; this is translated from the coding sequence ATGAAAAATAAAACCATCAATTCAGAAAAAATATTATCCGATTACGGAAATTATTTACTTATTCACGGAGAAAGACCCAAAAACATATACGTTTTTGCTCAAGAAAACCACTTTGATGAAAAAGAATTTTATCAATTCTTTTCAAACTTCGAACATCTGGAGAAAGAAATTTTAAAGCATTTTTTTCAAAAATCTTTAGAACTTTCTCTAGAAATCGAAGGCTATGAAGACATGAGCGCTAAAGAAAGATTACTAAATCTTTATTTTATCTTTTTTGAAAACCTTACGATGAATAGGTCTTTAGTTCTTATGATTTTAGAAAAAAAGAATCTTTCTACACTACAAAAACTCCATGAACTAAAATCTGAACATCAAAAATTTATCAAAACATTAGACTTTAATGACTTAGAAATTTTAGAAAAAGCTAAAGATTCTATTAAAAATTTCAATGAAAAATCTAGAGAAGAAGCGCTTTGGTTGCACTTTTTATCAATTATTGAATTTTGGCAAAAAGACGAATCTCCAAGTTTTGAAAAAACAGATTTATTCATCGAAAAAACTATTGACACAGGCTTTGAATTTTTAAACAATGAACCATTGAAAAAAATTATTGACTTAGGCAAATTCTTGTGGAAAGAAAAATTTCAAAAATCGTAA
- a CDS encoding phytoene desaturase family protein, translating into MKTTVIIGSGFSSLASACYMAKAGYKVTVLEKNEQLGGRASMMEINGYKFDMGPSWYWMPDIFERFFADFGKKVSDYYELEKLSPAYRVVFGENDYIDIEDTPEKIIETFERIEPGSGKHLKKFMDEAQENYRIAMQDLVYNPGLSLLELVSVESAKRLNLFVKNISEQVRKEIKNPKLRSILEFPVLFLGAKPNKTPAFYNFMNHADFGLGTWYPKGGFNAVALGMVKLAKELGVEFHVNEEVIGIDYENNQAKKIRTQNGVYEADVFISGADYAHTEKLLNGNRNYSEEYWQKKTFAPSSFLYYVAFNRKVNHLLHHNLFFDTDFEAHAKEIYDTKELPKQPLFYANFSSKTDDSLCEEGKEVGFFLIPVAVDLEDNEEIHEKYFQLILDRIKKCTGEDLSDAIVFKKSFGVKDFKERYHSCRGNAYGLANTLLQTSVLRPTIKNKKLKNFFYTGQLTVPGPGVPPALISGKVVTDYILKNN; encoded by the coding sequence TTGAAAACAACAGTAATTATTGGTTCCGGATTTTCTTCACTGGCTTCTGCTTGTTATATGGCAAAAGCGGGTTACAAAGTGACGGTTTTAGAAAAAAATGAACAATTAGGAGGAAGAGCTTCCATGATGGAAATTAATGGCTATAAGTTTGATATGGGCCCAAGTTGGTATTGGATGCCGGATATTTTCGAGAGATTTTTTGCAGATTTTGGTAAAAAAGTTTCAGATTATTATGAGCTCGAAAAACTTTCGCCAGCTTATAGAGTGGTTTTTGGTGAAAATGATTACATCGACATCGAAGATACTCCAGAAAAAATCATTGAAACTTTCGAAAGAATAGAACCAGGCAGCGGAAAACATCTGAAAAAATTCATGGATGAAGCTCAAGAAAACTATAGAATTGCGATGCAGGATTTGGTGTATAATCCAGGTTTATCATTGCTAGAATTGGTTTCTGTAGAAAGTGCAAAAAGACTAAATTTATTTGTCAAAAATATTTCTGAGCAAGTAAGAAAGGAAATCAAAAATCCTAAATTGAGAAGTATTTTAGAATTTCCTGTATTATTTTTAGGGGCAAAACCAAATAAAACTCCAGCTTTCTACAATTTTATGAATCATGCAGATTTCGGGCTGGGAACTTGGTATCCGAAAGGTGGTTTCAATGCGGTTGCGCTTGGAATGGTGAAATTAGCCAAAGAATTAGGCGTAGAATTTCATGTGAATGAAGAAGTTATTGGAATAGATTATGAAAATAATCAAGCCAAAAAAATCAGAACTCAAAACGGAGTTTATGAAGCTGATGTTTTCATTTCTGGAGCAGATTACGCACACACCGAAAAATTGCTCAACGGAAACCGAAATTACAGTGAAGAATATTGGCAAAAGAAAACTTTTGCGCCGAGTTCGTTCTTATATTATGTAGCTTTTAACAGAAAAGTGAACCACCTTTTGCATCATAATTTGTTCTTTGATACAGATTTTGAAGCGCATGCAAAAGAAATTTATGATACCAAAGAATTACCAAAACAACCTTTGTTTTATGCTAATTTTTCGAGCAAAACAGATGATTCTCTTTGTGAAGAAGGTAAGGAAGTTGGCTTTTTCCTTATTCCAGTTGCGGTAGATTTAGAAGACAACGAAGAAATTCACGAAAAATATTTCCAGTTGATTCTCGATAGAATTAAAAAATGTACGGGAGAAGATTTAAGTGATGCCATAGTTTTCAAAAAATCATTTGGTGTAAAAGATTTCAAAGAGCGTTATCATTCTTGCAGAGGAAATGCTTATGGTTTGGCAAATACTTTATTGCAAACATCGGTTCTAAGACCAACGATTAAGAATAAAAAATTGAAAAATTTCTTTTATACAGGGCAATTAACTGTTCCAGGACCAGGAGTTCCACCTGCATTGATTTCTGGAAAAGTAGTGACAGATTATATTCTAAAGAACAATTAG
- a CDS encoding phytoene/squalene synthase family protein has product MNNFQIFNHISGLTSKMVTEKYSTSFSRASTLFKPEIRQHIYNIYGFVRFADEIVDTFHDYDKAKLLDEFEKNYRDALENGISLNPILHSFCTTQREKKIPQHLVDAFLHSMRMDLGDIKDLNDEKYNEYIYGSAEVVGLMCLKVFVDGNEEEYQKLKPYAQSLGAAFQKINFLRDISADYTDLGRTYFPNVNFRNFSQQDKLDIEKDIAKDFEHSLIGIKMLPMSSRLAVFMAYKYYTNLFKKIKKCKPEILMHKRISVSNARKVYLFGEMILFKNLNFVR; this is encoded by the coding sequence ATGAATAATTTTCAAATTTTTAATCACATTTCTGGATTAACCTCGAAAATGGTTACCGAAAAATACAGTACGTCTTTTTCCAGAGCTTCTACTTTGTTTAAGCCAGAAATTCGTCAGCATATTTATAATATTTATGGTTTCGTACGTTTTGCAGACGAGATTGTAGATACTTTTCATGATTATGACAAAGCAAAATTGCTAGATGAATTCGAGAAAAACTACAGAGATGCTTTGGAAAATGGTATTTCTCTCAATCCTATTCTTCATTCTTTTTGTACCACACAGAGAGAAAAAAAAATTCCTCAGCATTTGGTAGATGCGTTTTTGCATTCTATGAGAATGGATTTGGGCGATATCAAGGATTTGAATGACGAAAAATACAATGAATACATCTACGGAAGCGCAGAAGTAGTAGGTTTAATGTGTTTGAAAGTCTTTGTAGACGGCAATGAAGAAGAATATCAAAAACTGAAACCTTATGCACAAAGTTTAGGAGCTGCGTTCCAAAAAATCAACTTCTTAAGAGATATTTCTGCTGATTATACAGATTTAGGAAGAACCTATTTCCCGAATGTGAATTTCAGAAATTTTTCTCAACAAGATAAATTAGATATCGAAAAAGACATTGCTAAAGATTTTGAACATTCTTTAATTGGTATTAAAATGTTGCCGATGTCTTCTAGATTAGCGGTTTTTATGGCGTATAAATACTACACCAATTTATTCAAGAAAATTAAAAAATGTAAGCCAGAAATATTGATGCACAAAAGAATCAGTGTTTCTAATGCGAGAAAAGTTTATCTTTTCGGAGAGATGATTTTGTTTAAAAATCTTAACTTCGTAAGATAA
- a CDS encoding DASH family cryptochrome, which yields MQEKQKINIVWFKNDLRTKDQISLFKASQEDLPFIALYIFDEDFYQKKQFGFKKIGKFRAKFLLESVQDLQHNLAELNITFLIKFGKTKEIFEKLNEHYSIQKIFCEGEFTQEEVDLEKSIFSVLPHVKFEKSHSQFLLEPDFVWEKLEKIPALFTTFRNKVEKNFSVRKPFKIDKKKTFFELEIPSDKIDLEKLGFEDFETHPDSAFPFSGGENAAWERLHYYFEETQLLKDYKNTRNGLVGSDYSSKFSAWLANGSISAVSIYDEVKKIEQKFGANESTYWLIFELLWRDYFKFIAWQHRNEIFHKNGLQHSKNLEFQNNPQKLEQWISGKTHSEFVNANMIELQKTGFMSNRGRQNVASYFCKNPKLDWRIGSAYFEEMLIDYDVHSNYGNWLYLAGIGNDARDRSFNTEKQAEQYDSNKKFRNLWLKNH from the coding sequence ATGCAGGAAAAACAAAAAATCAACATCGTTTGGTTCAAAAATGATTTAAGAACCAAAGACCAAATATCTCTATTTAAGGCATCTCAAGAAGATTTGCCTTTTATAGCTTTGTATATTTTTGATGAAGATTTTTATCAAAAAAAGCAGTTTGGTTTCAAAAAAATCGGGAAATTCCGTGCAAAATTTTTGTTGGAAAGTGTTCAAGATTTACAACACAATCTTGCTGAACTCAACATAACTTTTTTGATAAAATTTGGAAAAACAAAGGAGATTTTTGAAAAATTGAATGAACACTACTCTATTCAAAAAATCTTTTGTGAAGGAGAATTTACCCAAGAAGAAGTGGATTTAGAAAAGAGCATTTTTTCTGTCTTACCTCATGTGAAATTTGAAAAATCTCACTCACAGTTTTTATTAGAACCAGATTTTGTTTGGGAAAAATTAGAAAAAATTCCTGCGCTTTTTACCACCTTTAGAAACAAGGTTGAAAAGAATTTCAGCGTAAGAAAACCTTTCAAAATCGATAAAAAGAAAACGTTTTTTGAACTAGAAATTCCATCAGACAAAATTGATTTAGAAAAATTAGGTTTTGAGGATTTCGAAACGCATCCCGACTCAGCATTTCCTTTTTCTGGCGGTGAAAACGCAGCTTGGGAAAGATTGCATTATTATTTTGAAGAAACTCAACTGCTTAAAGATTATAAAAATACCAGAAATGGATTGGTAGGAAGTGATTACAGTTCCAAATTTTCGGCATGGCTTGCTAATGGAAGTATTTCGGCGGTTTCCATTTATGATGAAGTGAAAAAAATTGAACAAAAATTCGGAGCCAATGAATCTACGTATTGGTTGATTTTCGAATTGCTGTGGCGAGATTATTTCAAATTTATTGCTTGGCAACACCGCAATGAAATTTTTCACAAAAACGGACTTCAACACAGTAAAAATTTAGAATTTCAGAACAATCCTCAAAAATTAGAACAATGGATTTCTGGAAAAACGCACTCAGAATTTGTGAATGCCAACATGATTGAACTCCAAAAAACGGGATTCATGAGCAATCGAGGAAGACAAAATGTAGCTTCTTATTTCTGTAAAAATCCGAAACTAGATTGGCGAATTGGTTCAGCCTATTTCGAAGAAATGCTCATCGATTATGATGTTCACAGCAATTACGGAAACTGGTTGTATTTGGCTGGAATAGGAAATGATGCACGAGACAGAAGTTTCAACACAGAAAAACAAGCAGAACAATACGATAGCAATAAAAAATTTAGAAATTTATGGCTGAAAAACCACTAA
- a CDS encoding DUF2256 domain-containing protein, with protein MPKNLPSKICEVCGLPFNWRKKWKKDWEEVKYCSEKCRKNKKSTSFGSKMI; from the coding sequence ATGCCTAAAAATTTGCCCTCAAAAATCTGTGAAGTTTGCGGTTTACCCTTTAACTGGCGCAAAAAATGGAAAAAAGACTGGGAAGAAGTGAAATATTGTAGTGAAAAATGCAGGAAAAACAAAAAATCAACATCGTTTGGTTCAAAAATGATTTAA
- a CDS encoding sterol desaturase family protein, producing MEALQYFFITLGVFVTMEGITWLTHKYIMHGLGWYFHEDHHQPGYPHVFEKNDFFFVIFAIPSILLFYFGTVNGINYLFFIGLGILLYGMAYFLVHDVLIHRRFKWFDKTNNWYLRGLRKAHKMHHKHLGKEEGECFGMLFVPLKYFREAMNSKVA from the coding sequence ATGGAAGCATTGCAATATTTTTTCATCACTTTAGGCGTTTTCGTTACCATGGAAGGCATTACTTGGCTCACGCACAAGTATATTATGCATGGTTTAGGTTGGTATTTTCACGAAGATCACCATCAACCAGGTTATCCTCATGTTTTTGAAAAAAATGATTTCTTTTTTGTGATTTTTGCAATTCCCAGTATTCTATTATTCTATTTCGGAACGGTAAATGGAATCAACTATCTTTTTTTCATAGGACTAGGAATTTTACTATACGGAATGGCTTATTTTTTAGTTCATGATGTTCTCATTCACAGACGTTTTAAATGGTTTGATAAAACCAATAATTGGTATTTACGCGGATTGAGAAAAGCACACAAAATGCACCATAAACATCTTGGGAAAGAAGAAGGAGAGTGTTTCGGAATGCTTTTCGTGCCTTTGAAATATTTCAGAGAAGCCATGAATTCAAAAGTGGCATAG
- a CDS encoding lycopene cyclase domain-containing protein: MQQYYYIALDILSFSIPFIFSFEKKWMNFIRFWKPYFLAIITVGIFFILWDIYFAYQNVWGFNDEYLMGIRWFKLPLEEWLFFLLIPYSSNFIHYSLEYFFPKLQLTKKLTQWISVLLLIISASVFATNLDRIYTAASFGLFTLLMIFQIFYQWEYARKFYISFVLIYVPFFFVNSALTGSYSENPVVFYDNNENLEIRLGTMPLEDSFYCFSMLYGSVLLFEYFRRKWNYSLSMSVKS; encoded by the coding sequence TTGCAACAATATTATTACATAGCTCTAGATATCTTGAGTTTTAGCATTCCTTTTATCTTCAGTTTTGAGAAAAAATGGATGAATTTTATCCGTTTTTGGAAGCCTTATTTTTTGGCAATCATTACGGTGGGAATTTTCTTCATTCTATGGGATATTTATTTTGCTTACCAAAATGTTTGGGGATTTAATGATGAATATTTAATGGGAATCAGATGGTTTAAATTGCCACTCGAAGAATGGTTATTTTTCTTGCTCATTCCTTATTCCAGCAATTTTATTCACTATTCTTTAGAATATTTTTTCCCGAAATTGCAGTTGACCAAAAAATTGACACAATGGATTTCTGTTCTTTTATTGATTATAAGTGCAAGTGTTTTTGCTACTAATTTAGACAGAATATACACCGCAGCAAGTTTTGGATTGTTTACACTATTGATGATTTTCCAAATTTTTTATCAATGGGAATATGCACGAAAGTTTTACATCAGTTTTGTGCTGATTTATGTGCCGTTTTTCTTTGTTAATTCCGCTTTGACGGGAAGTTATTCAGAAAATCCAGTGGTTTTTTATGACAACAATGAAAACCTCGAAATCAGACTTGGAACTATGCCTTTAGAAGACAGTTTTTACTGTTTTTCGATGCTTTATGGAAGTGTTTTATTGTTTGAATATTTTAGAAGAAAATGGAACTATTCATTATCAATGTCTGTAAAATCTTAA